Genomic DNA from Dethiosulfovibrio faecalis:
AAGGGTGGAGGATCTGGTTTTTTCCATCTCTTGTACCACTAGACCTCCGAGGCCAGGAGAGATCGACGGGGTAGATTATCGTTTTATAGAGCAGGAGGAGTTCAAACGCAGGATCGCCGCCGGTGACTTCTTGGAGTGGGCCGAGGTTCACGGAAATATGTACGGTACCCTCTGCTCCGATGTCGAACGGTACCTAGACGAGGGCAAGGACGTCGTGTTGGAGATAGACGTTCAGGGTACCCTGCAGGTTAAGGATAGATGTCCGGACATAGTTATGGTTTTTTTGACTCCGCCTTCTACGGAAGAGTTGGAACGCCGTCTTCGACAAAGGGGATCGGAGGACGAA
This window encodes:
- the gmk gene encoding guanylate kinase; protein product: MVKRYRRGRLFVFSGPSGAGKGTVRKELFRRVEDLVFSISCTTRPPRPGEIDGVDYRFIEQEEFKRRIAAGDFLEWAEVHGNMYGTLCSDVERYLDEGKDVVLEIDVQGTLQVKDRCPDIVMVFLTPPSTEELERRLRQRGSEDERTIKLRLKNALGEMALADRYDHIVVNDDLQRAVSELERIVYDYREGRGKRRG